CATGTGAGTGCCACTTGCACCACGGTCCAAAAGGAAACGAACTATTTCATTATGTCCCCCGGCAGCTGCCAGTAACAGTGGAGTAATCATGTCTGGAGCCAAACTATTGACATTGGCGCCAGCTGCCACAAGCAATTGCGTGGACACCATTTGGCCATAAGAGGCAGCCCAGTGAAGAGGCGTGAACCCATGGGAATCTTTAATATCAATACTGTGCTGGCGCAGTAGTTCGGCATTTACTTGCTCCTCGGTGATCTCACCTTGACCAGCCCGTTCGTGGAAGGACAACGACACTTCAACCGGACAAAATGTGGCTTCGGTGTTGCCGCGTTGTAGATTTGTGAGCACCGTGGACTGAGGACGATAGGGCAAGAAAGCGCTTTTGCGCTTCGTGGAATTTGCGTCAAGCAATATGCTGGATGCATGCAGCGTAGATGATGTTGGTGCATTGACTTGTGCTGGTCTGATGGGCTCGTCATCCTCAGAGTTGGTACTGCTCTGCAGTTTATAGGTTGGAGCAACCATTTGTTTACCTATTTAATGTGATTCGTTTGAACAATATAAATTTCCTAGCCAAGTTGTGCTCAGCTGTTATTCCGTTTAGCCTAAACAGCTGTTAAATCAGCTGGGCAGCATGACAGACATTTTATCAGAAAACAATCCAGTATATGAAAACGTTTTAcacactcttttttttttgttgcaaataaatatttaataatggaatgcaaaataattaagttaAGCAATGAGGCGGGTGCAGTTTTAAAAATTACCAATGGGTTTCAGATATCGTCTATCGATAACAAAATTGCCCAGCTGctgattgttttttatttgtttttttcttcatatatttttgattagcaaaatttattatgtaaatttatttaactgatTCATTAGCACTGTCTCAGCGTGTCTGTATGTGATTGTATCGGCTTGTTTCATAACAGGTTTGTGTAATTATTGTGGCGTAGTTCTCCAAAAAATCTACCCTGCACCTGTTGTACTGCTTTCAGTGCAAACCTGCGTTTTGGGCCTTTTTTTCGCCCCTTTAACATTGAGGaaattttttgcaattcaattgcgTCGAAGTTTGGACTTAcgaacacacaaacaacaacagaacagaGAAATAGAATCACAACTACAAAATGGGAAACAATGGGAGTAGCAAGGCCGATGCCGATGGCAGCGAACCACCGCTGGATGGTGGGAAGCATAAACAACATCATCACAAATCAAGCACACACTCTTCtaacagtaacaacaatggcagcagcgACGTTGttgtcagcaacagcagcgtcaacagcggcggcagcagcaataacagtCTCAAGGTGCAGCCGTCACAAACGCAAACAATGACGAGATCGGCATCGGGCGCGGATGTAACGGAAAAGTATCTGACCCAGCTGGTGCCCGTGGACAGATTGGCCGAAATATTGAAGGAACAGACGAGTGCCAAATACGGCATTAATGGCATAGTCTCCAATGTATTTGTGGTGAGTGCAAAGACCCTTAATTAATTAGCTGATAAAACATTTTACAACCGTTTGATGTTGTCGCTGACGCATTTTTCACACACAGTCTCAAGTGTTTCCACAATATACTGACTTGGGGCACCGCCTATTCCAACTGATGCACACGAACTCCAAGGCGACCACAAAGCACTTGGGAACCGTCGCCTTTCGACAGCAATGCGAACGCTTTCTGGGTATCATGGACGATGCCAAAATCTTGGAGAGCTACATTAAAATGTATGCCCAGGAAGATAATCCCGATTTCATCGACAAAACCGGCGTCACAAGGCTACTGCACATCTGCTACACGATTGCCATGCAGCACTCTGGTAATGCGGTGCTTTGCACAGCCATAAATCGCACATTTGGCTCAGTGACCAAGTCGATATTCTTCAGTCACGACAGCCTCAGCTTGGGCTATGTTTGCCGCTGGTTCGAGCAAAATTTAATACGTCTAGTGCTGCTGGTGCACAAGTATTGCGTGCACACGCTTTCCACTGCGTATCGTGGCCTCGAGCAGCAAACGCAATCGTGCGGCATTGAGCTGCAGACTCCGGTGCTGGAGCAGCGCAATCCATTTGCATCCCCAGGCGCAGCAGCAGTGGATGCCACGGATCATATTGGAAGCCTGATTGAGTCCCTGATGCCGCTGTCACAGGCCTGGTTGTTGGCCGGCGCCTTGCCACCGTTGTACTCCAAGCCGCAGACTATTGTGCCACCgaata
This DNA window, taken from Drosophila nasuta strain 15112-1781.00 chromosome 2L, ASM2355853v1, whole genome shotgun sequence, encodes the following:
- the LOC132783640 gene encoding DNA-binding protein RFXANK, which gives rise to MVAPTYKLQSSTNSEDDEPIRPAQVNAPTSSTLHASSILLDANSTKRKSAFLPYRPQSTVLTNLQRGNTEATFCPVEVSLSFHERAGQGEITEEQVNAELLRQHSIDIKDSHGFTPLHWAASYGQMVSTQLLVAAGANVNSLAPDMITPLLLAAAGGHNEIVRFLLDRGASGTHMDIVGNTALMYAAAGNHPHTCNELLSKDLDFSATNENGDTAYALAVENGSHLAQALLEQYMTAVLTAGAFGNI
- the LOC132783635 gene encoding uncharacterized protein LOC132783635; protein product: MGNNGSSKADADGSEPPLDGGKHKQHHHKSSTHSSNSNNNGSSDVVVSNSSVNSGGSSNNSLKVQPSQTQTMTRSASGADVTEKYLTQLVPVDRLAEILKEQTSAKYGINGIVSNVFVSQVFPQYTDLGHRLFQLMHTNSKATTKHLGTVAFRQQCERFLGIMDDAKILESYIKMYAQEDNPDFIDKTGVTRLLHICYTIAMQHSGNAVLCTAINRTFGSVTKSIFFSHDSLSLGYVCRWFEQNLIRLVLLVHKYCVHTLSTAYRGLEQQTQSCGIELQTPVLEQRNPFASPGAAAVDATDHIGSLIESLMPLSQAWLLAGALPPLYSKPQTIVPPNSSNNSSASSAVQIFKEKLSMMPSHWTLLYDSNEHGVGANRFLHHVLGYRGPTLVLLHTKDEQTYCIAAPSEWKETHLFVGAEGSCVIQLLPKFVILEKKPNILYLNTSIRGYPKGLRAGADPRKPILSVDEHFENVDCKGIAACLMSIEVWGCGDKSSREVQLDIKKWQIKEAERQRTVKLTAADWMDHPDRYLLELGGRQNYNN